TTCGTCGCGGATTAAATTCAGATAACTGATGGCGACCTCACGCTGTTCTGCACCTTCTTCGCCTAGTAAGGTATTGAGGTGTTCGACTGAGGTGGTTCGATTATATCCCCGTGATTGGTCGATCTCTTTTTGCAGTGCATAGATCCAAGCTCTGCGAATGCCGATTTTATCATTATAAACGACTTGGTTGAAAATATCCATGAATTCCTTGTAACCGATCTCACGGGTCACGAATAGCTTCTTGCTAGTGGTCCAGGTGTTGATGATCGCGGATGGCATGTTGCTGAATAAGTTGAGCCCAATGTTCTTAGGCAGACCCTCCGCGACTGGACTGAATTCTGCCATAGCTGTCGAAGCTTCCGCGTCGCTAATGACAGGCAGCCAACCAGACTTTTTGTTAAAAGCTTCATTGATTCGATGGGAGGTGAGAAACCTTAGGAAATCCAATGCACGATCGAAGTGTGGTGTGGACTGATTGATTGCAAAGGGCACGCCGCCACGAGAATCAGCTTCGCTTAGGCGTAGTTGAATGTATTCAGCCCAGCGTTCATTTTTGCGTGGCAGGGGAGGTTGAGAGAGTTCGATCTCGAACGCATCTTCAGCCCTATCTCGGTTCTTGACGCCAGTAAAAATACCAGGTGCGTCCCAAGCACCCGTATAAATCATTGCGGCTTGCCCGAGCACGAATCGGCGTTGTGTTTGTTCACGGTCAAGCCCAAGAAAGCCAGTGGGGTAGAAGTCGGCGAACTCGCTTGAGAGTTTGAAGAATTCAATGATCTGTGGTGATTCGAAGTTCCAGATGCCTTGTTCATAGGCGGCCAGTGTTTCGATGCCTGTTAAGTTCGAGCCTGTTTCCATTGAGAACTTTTCCCAGTCATAGCAAAGGAAGGAATTGCGGTAGGCCAGCGATATATCATTGGAGTTGGACTTGCTTACAGATATGGGAACCAGGTATGTATTACCTTGTTCCAAGGCGTAGGCTTTGATCGCATTACAGTAAAAGAAAAGCTCGCCCAAGCTATCGGGGATACGGTCACTTTGTAGCCATGCGAGTCCTGCTTGTTTCGGCAGGTATCCATCGCTATTCTCAGAACTGCGCCAAACCTTTTGCATCCATTCCGGCTGCGGTGTCAGTTGCGATTGTTGCTTCGCAAAATCTTTGACTTGTTCTAGGATCGTTAAGTTGTAGAACATGCGCGCACCTCCGAAAGTGCTGATCGGGATTCCATAATAGTCGCCCAGAATATTGTTGTAGCCACCTTGTAGACCATCGAAAAAGGTGTCTCGCCAAGAAGTGGTGGCTAGGTATTTGGATAGCTCTGGGCTTATGCCTGGTTTTTGATATTCGAGAGCGTTGTAAGGGTTTGGTTGATCGGTGTAGCTGCCGAGTGGGGTGTAAAATTTGGCCAAAGCGCTCCCTTCGGAGAGTTTATTGCCACTCACTGCAATGTCCGGTGCTGTGCCACTGATCAGGTGGACGTTCATGAAC
The nucleotide sequence above comes from Coraliomargarita algicola. Encoded proteins:
- a CDS encoding ABC transporter substrate-binding protein, which encodes MKNILSKFNTNWIAIALLLGTFIVSVVRFYHISGGGSGSVEDSNVIRVVHWQLEPGFRESLQWAIDEYNELPHVKAEGIRVEQSPISQAVYNQFMNVHLISGTAPDIAVSGNKLSEGSALAKFYTPLGSYTDQPNPYNALEYQKPGISPELSKYLATTSWRDTFFDGLQGGYNNILGDYYGIPISTFGGARMFYNLTILEQVKDFAKQQSQLTPQPEWMQKVWRSSENSDGYLPKQAGLAWLQSDRIPDSLGELFFYCNAIKAYALEQGNTYLVPISVSKSNSNDISLAYRNSFLCYDWEKFSMETGSNLTGIETLAAYEQGIWNFESPQIIEFFKLSSEFADFYPTGFLGLDREQTQRRFVLGQAAMIYTGAWDAPGIFTGVKNRDRAEDAFEIELSQPPLPRKNERWAEYIQLRLSEADSRGGVPFAINQSTPHFDRALDFLRFLTSHRINEAFNKKSGWLPVISDAEASTAMAEFSPVAEGLPKNIGLNLFSNMPSAIINTWTTSKKLFVTREIGYKEFMDIFNQVVYNDKIGIRRAWIYALQKEIDQSRGYNRTTSVEHLNTLLGEEGAEQREVAISYLNLIRDEGVRIRRWWSEINPDTPFPEL